In Papilio machaon chromosome W, ilPapMach1.1, whole genome shotgun sequence, a single genomic region encodes these proteins:
- the LOC123723305 gene encoding uncharacterized protein K02A2.6-like, producing MGMLPGLEKEEIFGKDLSGLTLARVVELAENIRCARAGATCAAAATSVVVAAPTEVLCKTGQPNKSELSVRHLRRMCKKVNLVTSAVTRGTDENDDDGELYHIRSFRGEPMVECVRLNGARPIAFALREKVTDELNRLVDLGVLKPVDYSEYASPIVPVLKRNGSVRICADYSLCLDEESQKLTCINTHRGLYQYTRLVFGLSSAPAIFQRAMETVLAGLDGVLCLLDDILITGLANYYRNFVPGASMMLSPLYELLKKNTKWKWTKIHSDAFLAIKKCLASDSVLAHFNQKAKLILTVDASPTGLGAILSQVGDDGVERPVSFASRTLTPAEHSADNTADYLSRASLPGAGERGARTTEAGRASCADAAAALCDRAAYVCFVVDGTLPMTVSELRHETAKDVILSRVMNHVLNGWPNKVVDLKLKPYFLCRNQLSVENGCLMRGHKVIIPSSLRKRVMDELHTSHLGVVKTKADARSRFWFPGVDEAIENFIGSCEVCTRLRPSPPRAKLVPWRFPPQPFYRVHIDFLGPLNGRTYLVVVDSYTKWVEVYDMNANTTSCAVVERLYEYIARYGLPKTIVSDNGPSFASQEFSRFCAGNGISHLTTPAYHPASNGQAESSVKVVKKGIRSSIMSSRTAKECKLRLLKFLFDYRNSIHSTTGFSPAELVYGCKLRSRLDLINPKEPSSSFSALADVVHDRQQAQIVAHGGKNKISFSPGEQDNATLVTTKKHKNQLWLCKADVTATNVNSRDVDDDDDEIVVSIPTSPTSSGQPGVAQGISDGEQPEGEGEEACSPPHTPLINHPNVTVARGVRRPAQSEEDDC from the exons ATGGGGATGCTGCCGGGGCTCGAGAAAGAAGAAATCTTTGGCAAGGATCTGAGTGGCCTGACCCTGGCTAGAGTGGTGGAGCTGGCCGAGAACATACGATGCGCGCGAGCGGGAGCCACCTGCGCAGCCGCTGCGACCAGCGTCGTCGTCGCCGCGCCTACAGAAGTATTGTGTAAAACAGGACAGCCGAACAAAAGTGAACTAAGCGTGA GGCACCTCCGACGTATGTGCAAGAAGGTGAACCTGGTGACGTCAGCCGTGACGAGGGGAACGGACGAGAACGATGACGATGGTGAGTTGTATCATATCCGTTCTTTTAGGGGCGAACCTATGGTGGAGTGCGTTAGGTTAAACGgg GCGCGACCTATTGCATTCGCTCTAAGGGAAAAAGTTACCGATGAGCTAAATAGGTTAGTCGATCTAGGTGTCCTAAAACCGGTCGACTATTCCGAGTATGCGTCCCCTATAGTACcagttttaaaaagaaatggcTCCGTGAGAATATGCGCCGACTACTCG CTGTGTCTCGATGAGGAGTCGCAGAAGTTGACGTGCATAAACACGCACCGGGGGCTGTATCAGTATACGCGACTCGTATTCGGTTTGTCCTCGGCCCCGGCGATATTCCAGCGCGCCATGGAAACCGTGTTGGCGGGTTTAGACGGGGTGTTGTGTCTCCTCGATGATATCTTAATTACAG GGCTGGCTAATTACTATAGGAATTTTGTACCCGGTGCATCAATGATGTTAAGTCCATTGTACGAGCTACTGAAAAAGAATACTAAATGGAAGTGGACGAAGATTCACTCAGATGCCTTCTTAGCTATAAAGAAATGTCTAGCGTCGGATTCGGTTTTGGCTCATTTTAACCAAAAGGCCAAACTTATCTTAACGGTCGACGCGTCCCCCACCGGCCTCGGGGCAATATTGTCGCAAGTGGGGGACGACGGCGTCGAGAGACCTGTCTCTTTTGCGTCGCGCACGCTAACGCCCGCTGAACATAG CGCCGATAATACCGCAGATTATCTGTCGCGCGCGAGTCTGCCGGGGGCGGGGGAGCGCGGCGCGAGAACCACAGAGGCGGGGCGCGCGTCGTGCGCAGACGCCGCCGCGGCGCTGTGCGATAGGGCCGCATACGTCTGTTTCGTCGTGGACGGAACGTTGCCTATGACCGTCAGCGAATTACGTCACGAAACAGCTAAAGATGTTATTTTGTCCCGTGTCATGAATCATGTTTTAAACGGCTGGCCGAACAAAGTAGTCGATTTAAAGTTGAAGCCGTATTTTTTGTGTCGAAATCAATTATCGGTAGAAAACGGCTGCTTAATGAGAGGGCACAAGGTTATTATTCCAAGCTCACTACGTAAAAGAGTAATGGACGAATTACATACGTCCCATTTAGGTGTAGTAAAAACCAAGGCCGATGCGAGGTCGAGATTTTGGTTCCCGGGCGTCGATGAAGCGATTGAAAACTTTATCGGGTCGTGCGAGGTGTGCACCCGGCTGAGGCCGTCACCGCCGCGGGCGAAGCTGGTGCCGTGGAGGTTCCCTCCTCAGCCATTTTACAGAGTGCACATCGACTTTTTAGGACCCTTGAACGGTCGTACGTATTTGGTCGTCGTAGACTCGTACACCAAATGGGTCGAGGTATACGACATGAATGCGAACACAACGTCGTGTGCAGTAGTTGAGCGGTTGTACGAGTACATTGCGCGTTATGGGTTACCGAAAACGATAGTGAGCGACAACGGGCCCTCCTTTGCCTCGCAAGAATTTTCAAGGTTTTGCGCAGGCAATGGGATCAGTCATCTTACTACACCGGCGTACCATCCGGCTAGCAACGGCCAGGCAGAAAGTTCGGTAAAGGTTGTAAAAAAGGGTATTAGAAGCAGCATCATGTCTAGTCGTACAGCGAAGGAATGTAAGTTACGTCTCCTAAAGTTCTTGTTCGATTATCGGAACTCGATTCATTCCACCACAGGTTTCTCCCCGGCTGAACTTGTATACGGATGTAAACTCAGGTCGCGGTTGGATCTAATTAATCCCAAAGAGCCGTCGTCCTCGTTCAGCGCCCTTGCCGATGTTGTGCATGATAGGCAGCAGGCACAGATCGTAGCCCATGgtgggaaaaataaaatttccttttCCCCAGGTGAAcag GATAATGCTACTTTAGTTACCactaaaaaacacaaaaatcaaTTGTGGTTATGCAAAGCAGACGTTACTGCTACTAATGTAAACTCGCGGGATgttgacgatgatgatgatgaaattgtAGTGAGTATCCCAACATCGCCAACATCCTCCGGACAGCCAGGAGTCGCACAGGGCATTAGTGATGGAGAACAGCCTGAGGGGGAAGGTGAGGAGGCGTGCTCGCCGCCGCACACACCGCTTATCAACCATCCTAATGTCACAGTGGCTAGGGGTGTTAGGCGCCCTGCGCAGTCCGAAGAGGATGATTGTTAG